The genomic DNA CTGGTGCATTTCGAGCACAACGTCGGCGCTCGGGTCGCGATGGTCGACGACACCCAGTACCGGCACAGCATGGAGGCGCTCAGCATCCTCGAGGGCAGCGCGACTGCGATGTCGGCGCGCCACCTGACCGCAGACGACCTGCGCCTGGCTCGCGCGATCAACGCGAAGATGATCGAGACCCTCGACCACTTCGATCCCCCGGCTTTCACGCGGCTCAACCAGCAGTTCCATGCCGCCCTGATCGCCCCCTGCCCCAACCCTCGGCTGCAGGAGCTGGTGACGGTCGAGATGGCCCGGCTGAATCGTCTGCGCGACTCGACGTTCAGTTACGTGCCGGGCCGTGCGCACGAGTCGGTGCGCGAGCACGAGCACATCGTCGCCCTC from Microbacterium profundi includes the following:
- a CDS encoding GntR family transcriptional regulator; this translates as MTKMLSKSQQAYHWIKERIAGQTYTPGYRLVLGAIAGELDMSVVPVREAIRQLEAEGLVHFEHNVGARVAMVDDTQYRHSMEALSILEGSATAMSARHLTADDLRLARAINAKMIETLDHFDPPAFTRLNQQFHAALIAPCPNPRLQELVTVEMARLNRLRDSTFSYVPGRAHESVREHEHIVALIENGAPLIEIERAARDHHSATLDAYLTKKYPDDAVGMHVH